The proteins below are encoded in one region of Legionella antarctica:
- a CDS encoding enoyl-CoA hydratase/isomerase family protein — protein MGKASLLSDIHGNCCLNVNFSNVNGEATLDEYSLNQAFKALERSDEANIIILHGNDKDFCNGLDINFLVKQEKWPTSANSLLNNFSDLLITIDKKPQLVIAMVKGAAMGGGLGIAAVADFVLASPSAVFALPETMVGLIPAVVFPYVMRRTGLMKAKLLALGIQIFDAQRAYDCGLADEVAEDEQARLRYLVKRFGRMDSEATKSMKRLIRRHFPLPENYLDYAKDAFQALYNSESTRKRLSLFCQGYSPWMNDGDE, from the coding sequence ATGGGTAAAGCATCCCTATTGTCTGACATTCATGGCAACTGCTGTTTGAACGTTAATTTTTCTAATGTTAATGGTGAAGCTACCCTCGATGAATACAGCCTGAATCAGGCTTTTAAAGCTCTGGAGCGGTCTGATGAGGCCAATATTATAATTCTTCATGGCAATGACAAAGATTTCTGTAACGGTCTGGATATTAATTTTCTGGTGAAGCAGGAAAAATGGCCAACATCCGCTAACAGCTTATTAAATAATTTTTCTGATTTATTGATTACGATTGACAAAAAGCCGCAACTGGTCATTGCAATGGTCAAAGGTGCTGCAATGGGCGGCGGCCTGGGTATCGCTGCAGTGGCGGATTTTGTTCTAGCCAGTCCGTCGGCAGTTTTTGCTTTGCCTGAAACCATGGTTGGCTTGATACCGGCGGTGGTTTTTCCTTATGTTATGCGGCGTACAGGTTTGATGAAGGCGAAATTGCTGGCACTGGGTATTCAAATCTTTGATGCCCAAAGGGCTTATGATTGCGGTCTGGCTGATGAAGTTGCTGAGGATGAGCAGGCCCGTCTCCGCTATTTGGTTAAGCGTTTTGGCCGGATGGATAGTGAAGCGACTAAAAGTATGAAGCGATTAATTCGCCGTCATTTTCCGTTACCTGAAAATTACCTTGATTATGCTAAAGATGCTTTTCAGGCGTTGTATAACAGTGAGTCAACGCGAAAACGACTTTCTCTGTTCTGTCAGGGCTATTCACCATGGATGAACGATGGCGATGAATGA
- a CDS encoding hydroxymethylglutaryl-CoA synthase family protein: MNVKTGISDINLYTSTFCIDTEVLEQKREISRKMIQESGFISRSVIPPWEDSVTLAVNAAKPVVERVSPEHIGLVIVATESGLDFGKPISTYVQDQLGIGPNAKNFEMKHACYGGTAAVRMALCWVASEEAAGRKALVVCTDIARPHFDNAAEFTGGSGAVAMIIDKKPALVEIDPVSGTASKEIYDVARPSLTVEWADPVLSLCCYFDLLEASWLNYCKRHDKEISIRDFNYFLYHTPLLSLIKQSHQIVLELNDAEDDENCSFDRMTLPALDYNFRTGNIYSGSVYAALLGLIYHLSDEKDPKRVAIFSYGSGACSELFSATVLPGAARQLSNQHIMENLKNRCSLSVEAYEQMAAQCNKNMAAKDYIPPFGELYGKVAEQYKKNHWLVLDNIDTYHRHYRWEK, from the coding sequence ATGAACGTTAAAACAGGGATCAGCGATATCAATCTCTATACCAGCACCTTTTGTATCGACACCGAAGTGCTCGAACAAAAAAGAGAAATTTCCCGTAAAATGATTCAGGAATCAGGGTTTATCAGTAGATCGGTGATCCCACCGTGGGAAGATTCAGTCACTTTAGCGGTAAACGCAGCTAAACCAGTGGTTGAACGCGTCAGTCCAGAACATATCGGATTAGTGATTGTAGCGACAGAAAGCGGCCTTGATTTTGGTAAACCCATTAGTACGTATGTTCAAGATCAATTGGGCATAGGCCCAAATGCCAAAAACTTTGAAATGAAACATGCCTGTTATGGCGGTACAGCCGCTGTTCGAATGGCACTGTGCTGGGTTGCTTCTGAAGAAGCTGCCGGCCGAAAAGCATTAGTTGTCTGTACGGATATCGCCAGACCGCATTTTGATAATGCTGCAGAGTTTACCGGAGGTTCAGGTGCTGTTGCCATGATTATCGACAAAAAACCTGCCCTGGTAGAAATTGACCCAGTCAGCGGTACAGCCAGCAAGGAAATCTATGATGTTGCCCGACCCTCATTGACGGTGGAATGGGCTGATCCAGTATTATCACTCTGCTGCTATTTTGATTTGCTTGAAGCCTCTTGGTTAAATTATTGCAAACGTCATGATAAAGAGATTTCAATTCGTGATTTTAATTATTTTCTTTACCATACGCCATTGTTGTCGCTGATCAAGCAATCCCATCAAATTGTTCTGGAATTAAATGATGCTGAGGATGATGAAAACTGCTCCTTTGATCGAATGACATTGCCAGCGTTGGATTACAATTTTCGTACCGGCAACATTTATTCAGGGAGCGTTTATGCGGCATTGCTGGGCTTAATTTACCATCTTTCTGATGAAAAGGACCCTAAACGGGTTGCCATTTTTTCCTATGGCTCCGGCGCCTGCTCTGAACTGTTTTCCGCAACGGTACTGCCTGGAGCTGCAAGGCAACTAAGTAATCAGCATATTATGGAAAATTTAAAAAACCGGTGCTCACTAAGTGTCGAAGCTTACGAACAAATGGCGGCGCAATGTAACAAGAACATGGCCGCCAAGGATTACATCCCGCCTTTTGGGGAGCTCTATGGCAAGGTAGCAGAGCAATACAAAAAGAATCACTGGCTGGTATTAGATAATATTGATACCTATCACCGCCATTATCGGTGGGAAAAATAA
- the bcsC gene encoding cellulose synthase complex outer membrane protein BcsC: MRKSKGNVGSRLSGLILALFSAACISQALASNGVAPRQFLLEQVLSAEANYRDDLVKQALYRLELIAPNDPEVIAARLRLALRQGNQLLATQQLEKLRQLTPDSNIYRHAKINVILAQPEGERQLQQARLMAVTGNLAEAKKLYDALFQGDPPTPFLAVEYWTMVSRLPGKESEALQQLQTIYRYLQANKLVQDKKRNVHWIDSLKANLSRLSNAEGDKALKTANLSLAEQKYQQAFRYDNTNDFALIGLGDVAFARNDFIGAEKAYQKADELYPSGSIAVYGLISIYRRESPQKALKYLESLAPSKQFKFKEARLGLQSAVLQQQAARFEERKQWSEALRTYREAYQLTPDDPWLSYHLAMILYQTGQLQKAHTLLPQLVAKKNNDPTIMYIYALYLSATNQEQSALNYLNKLSKLLWNEDISKLAQRLEKELARKHMEMVIEQAQKIRDQGNKNEAIAYLLKQPKMTRITLTLGDWALEDGQFSKALAYYHEVKAAEPQNADALLGEIEALVATGRLEEARRFLQAEQNNESTLNLNMQRRVANAWIAVSELNKAHTIFQRIKQQARKEAPSQTNSLVFRDAARLEEQLHEPKQARVDYAYAMVKSKIAPVYPEDNDTYTYLTRNRREDDWLKKGIRSDAAQLYRQQEVRVTVENDYWDLSGTEGISDLSIKDTIVQADMPLHDGRAFFRGELIDVSAGDFITSNGVYLNDFGTCTTGCVNGISQRARGYSPVIGWQNRKWSVDLGETPFGFPVVNWVGSINYSGDFNHIGWTLGASRRPMANSLLSFAGTRDPNTNIVWGGVVTSGFNLALSYDRGGSHGLWAFMDANELTGKNVINNKRVRLMDGYYYKLINEENRRVSVGINSMLWHYQRDLNDYSLGQGGYFSPQEYLSFALPIDYRQRTANWSYELGGSVSLSWTTTKDRPLYPIPSLVPPPLRAENTILSGSRSGSIFGYTLLALAERRLGPHFTLGGIVNIQRTQDFTPSHISVYLRYSFEGWMGDLDMPIRPLVPYANFG; encoded by the coding sequence TTGAGAAAATCAAAGGGCAACGTTGGAAGCAGGCTAAGTGGGCTAATTTTGGCTTTATTCAGCGCAGCGTGCATCTCTCAGGCACTGGCATCAAATGGCGTGGCTCCCAGACAGTTTTTGTTAGAACAAGTATTGTCGGCTGAAGCCAATTACCGGGATGATTTGGTGAAACAAGCTCTTTATCGATTAGAGTTAATCGCGCCTAATGATCCAGAAGTGATCGCGGCACGTCTTAGACTGGCATTGCGCCAAGGTAATCAGTTACTTGCTACACAACAATTGGAAAAATTAAGACAATTGACTCCAGACTCCAATATTTATCGTCATGCAAAAATAAATGTAATTCTTGCTCAGCCAGAAGGGGAAAGACAGCTTCAGCAGGCAAGATTAATGGCAGTAACAGGAAATTTAGCTGAAGCAAAAAAACTTTATGACGCTCTTTTCCAAGGGGATCCCCCTACACCTTTCCTTGCTGTTGAATATTGGACTATGGTATCGCGGCTACCTGGAAAGGAGTCTGAGGCTTTGCAACAGTTGCAAACAATATACCGGTATTTACAAGCAAATAAACTTGTCCAGGACAAGAAGCGTAACGTCCACTGGATCGATTCACTAAAAGCTAATTTGTCGCGCTTATCAAATGCCGAGGGAGACAAGGCACTTAAAACAGCTAATCTATCTTTGGCCGAGCAAAAGTACCAACAGGCATTTAGGTACGATAACACGAATGATTTTGCTTTGATTGGATTAGGAGATGTCGCTTTTGCTCGAAACGACTTCATAGGTGCAGAGAAGGCATATCAAAAAGCAGACGAGCTTTATCCTAGTGGTAGTATCGCTGTGTATGGTTTAATCAGTATTTACAGACGTGAATCACCACAGAAAGCGTTGAAGTATTTGGAAAGCCTGGCACCAAGCAAACAGTTTAAATTTAAAGAGGCAAGGCTGGGGCTGCAAAGTGCTGTCTTACAACAGCAGGCTGCACGATTTGAAGAGCGTAAACAATGGTCAGAAGCATTGAGAACCTATCGAGAGGCTTATCAACTTACTCCTGATGATCCCTGGCTGAGTTACCATTTAGCCATGATATTGTATCAGACAGGGCAACTTCAGAAAGCACATACTTTATTACCTCAGTTGGTCGCAAAAAAAAATAATGACCCAACAATAATGTATATATATGCGTTGTATCTGTCTGCTACGAATCAAGAACAAAGTGCATTAAACTATTTGAATAAGCTATCAAAATTACTTTGGAATGAAGATATAAGTAAGTTGGCGCAGCGCCTGGAAAAAGAATTGGCCCGCAAGCATATGGAAATGGTTATTGAACAGGCACAAAAAATACGGGATCAGGGCAATAAAAATGAAGCCATTGCCTACCTTTTAAAGCAACCCAAAATGACAAGAATCACCTTAACATTAGGGGACTGGGCATTGGAGGATGGGCAATTTAGCAAGGCATTAGCTTATTATCATGAAGTTAAAGCGGCTGAACCTCAAAATGCGGATGCGCTTTTAGGTGAAATTGAGGCGCTTGTTGCAACTGGACGACTTGAGGAAGCCCGTCGTTTTTTACAAGCAGAACAGAACAACGAATCGACTCTTAACCTTAATATGCAACGAAGAGTAGCAAATGCTTGGATAGCGGTTTCAGAGCTAAATAAGGCACATACGATTTTCCAACGAATAAAGCAACAAGCCAGAAAAGAGGCGCCAAGTCAGACCAACTCTTTGGTATTTCGCGATGCGGCTCGACTTGAAGAGCAGTTACATGAACCCAAACAAGCGCGAGTAGATTATGCCTATGCCATGGTTAAAAGTAAAATTGCTCCTGTTTATCCAGAGGACAATGATACGTATACCTATCTTACCCGGAATCGTCGTGAGGATGACTGGCTAAAAAAAGGAATTCGTTCCGATGCAGCTCAGCTTTATCGTCAACAAGAGGTGAGAGTGACTGTTGAAAACGATTATTGGGACCTGAGCGGAACAGAAGGAATTTCTGATTTATCGATTAAGGATACTATCGTGCAGGCGGACATGCCTTTACATGATGGTCGTGCCTTTTTTCGAGGTGAGTTAATTGATGTAAGCGCTGGAGATTTTATTACTTCTAACGGTGTCTATTTGAATGATTTCGGAACGTGCACGACTGGCTGTGTTAATGGTATTTCCCAGCGAGCAAGAGGGTATAGTCCTGTAATAGGTTGGCAAAATAGAAAATGGTCTGTAGATCTGGGTGAAACCCCTTTTGGGTTTCCCGTGGTGAATTGGGTTGGAAGTATCAATTATTCAGGGGACTTCAATCATATTGGTTGGACTTTAGGCGCATCAAGACGCCCTATGGCAAATTCATTATTATCTTTCGCGGGCACCAGAGATCCCAATACAAATATTGTATGGGGCGGGGTAGTTACCAGTGGGTTTAATCTTGCACTTAGCTATGATCGAGGTGGATCGCATGGTTTATGGGCTTTTATGGATGCAAATGAGTTAACCGGAAAAAATGTAATCAATAATAAACGTGTTCGATTAATGGATGGCTATTACTACAAATTAATTAACGAAGAAAACCGTCGCGTCTCTGTGGGCATTAACAGCATGCTATGGCACTATCAGAGGGATTTGAATGATTACTCCCTGGGACAAGGGGGATATTTCAGTCCTCAAGAATATTTATCTTTCGCGCTTCCAATTGATTACCGTCAACGGACAGCTAACTGGTCCTATGAGTTGGGCGGGTCGGTTTCCTTGTCTTGGACTACCACTAAGGATCGCCCGCTTTATCCAATACCAAGTCTTGTTCCGCCTCCACTTCGTGCTGAAAATACCATCTTAAGCGGGAGCAGGAGCGGTTCGATCTTTGGTTATACTTTACTGGCTTTAGCAGAACGTCGCCTTGGCCCTCACTTCACCTTAGGCGGCATAGTTAACATACAACGCACTCAAGATTTTACTCCAAGCCATATATCTGTTTACCTCCGATACTCTTTTGAGGGATGGATGGGAGACCTTGATATGCCCATAAGGCCTTTGGTACCTTATGCTAATTTTGGTTAA
- a CDS encoding glucose-6-phosphate isomerase, giving the protein MPSPIQFNSWKQLEKCAYSSADNYNLNVLETNQHHHKKNYYASSEHIKLDYSQQCIDDKVLHYLLLLAEECGLENKINALMRGYLVNNSEHKPALHTALRTFGDEEIIVNCQNIIPDILNVRETMRIISTQIRNGEWVGYSGKPIIDIVNIGIGGSFLGPQFCTSALVDFTTEKLRFHFISGIDPNEFRRVIARLRPETTLFIIASKSFTTKETLCNMNKAIAWINQPNHIDKHIIAVTANIKKTAELGIVNVIPTWNWVGGRYSSCSSINLITCIAIGFELFSEMLSGAQEMDKHFHNQKFSQNLPVLLALLGVWNNNFLKIHNLLMLIYSYDLQQFVPYIQQLDMESNGKSIDKEGRVINYATGPIVWGGPANQVQHSYFQLLCQGTHRVAADLISVSMFGEEQVKMCEGHQKVLGNGVNKNNDLNGFRASKTPMNHVSLLDCTPKTIGSLMALYEHKIFTQSVIWNINAFDQPGVELSKQIIG; this is encoded by the coding sequence ATGCCATCACCAATTCAATTTAACTCCTGGAAGCAGCTGGAAAAATGCGCATACTCCAGCGCTGATAATTATAATTTAAATGTGTTGGAAACCAATCAACATCATCACAAAAAAAATTATTATGCTTCAAGTGAACATATCAAGCTTGATTACAGCCAACAATGCATTGACGATAAAGTTTTGCATTACCTGCTCTTGCTTGCGGAGGAGTGCGGGTTAGAAAATAAAATAAATGCCCTTATGAGGGGGTATCTTGTCAATAATTCAGAACATAAGCCTGCCTTACATACCGCACTCAGGACTTTTGGCGATGAAGAAATTATAGTGAATTGCCAGAATATTATACCGGATATTTTAAATGTTCGTGAGACTATGAGGATTATTTCTACTCAAATAAGAAATGGAGAATGGGTAGGATATTCAGGAAAGCCGATCATTGATATTGTTAATATAGGTATTGGAGGTTCCTTCCTTGGGCCACAATTTTGTACCAGTGCTTTAGTTGATTTCACTACAGAAAAGTTACGATTTCATTTTATATCAGGTATCGATCCGAATGAGTTCAGGCGTGTTATAGCAAGGCTTAGGCCCGAGACCACTCTGTTTATAATTGCCTCAAAGTCATTTACTACTAAAGAAACACTTTGCAATATGAATAAAGCTATTGCATGGATTAATCAACCCAACCACATCGATAAACATATTATCGCGGTAACTGCTAACATAAAAAAAACAGCAGAATTAGGTATAGTTAACGTAATTCCTACCTGGAACTGGGTTGGCGGGCGTTATTCATCGTGTTCTTCTATTAATTTAATTACCTGTATTGCAATTGGGTTTGAGCTTTTTTCTGAAATGCTCTCTGGTGCTCAAGAGATGGATAAGCACTTCCATAATCAAAAATTTTCACAGAATTTGCCTGTTCTGTTAGCCTTACTTGGTGTTTGGAATAACAATTTTTTGAAAATTCATAATCTTCTGATGCTAATTTATTCTTATGATCTCCAGCAATTTGTGCCTTACATTCAGCAGCTTGATATGGAAAGCAATGGAAAATCAATAGACAAAGAGGGGCGAGTAATTAATTATGCTACAGGTCCTATAGTTTGGGGGGGGCCAGCTAATCAGGTTCAGCATAGTTATTTTCAGTTATTGTGCCAGGGAACACATCGAGTAGCTGCTGATTTAATTAGCGTTAGCATGTTCGGAGAGGAGCAGGTGAAAATGTGTGAAGGGCATCAAAAAGTATTAGGTAACGGAGTCAATAAAAATAATGATCTTAATGGGTTCAGAGCAAGCAAAACACCGATGAATCATGTTTCTTTGCTTGATTGCACACCAAAAACCATAGGATCCTTAATGGCTTTGTACGAGCATAAAATTTTTACTCAGAGTGTAATATGGAATATTAATGCCTTTGATCAGCCTGGTGTGGAGTTATCGAAACAAATAATTGGGTAA
- the galU gene encoding UTP--glucose-1-phosphate uridylyltransferase GalU, whose translation MKSRYAPILKAVFPVAGLGTRFLPATKAAPKEMLSIVNKPLIQYAVEEAYSAGIRQMIFITCHNKRAIEDHFDVSYELEDELISHNKMELLSLVRAVKPLDMECFYVRQPKPLGLGHAILCAETLVGQEAFAILLADDLLTDKTPIMKQMVTLYNEYGPNILAVEDILSEHTQQYGVIAGEQQKDDLIKVTDLVEKPHPDRAPSNIGIVGRYILSAGIFDQIRALPQMGQDEVQLTDAIKGLLKKEQIWAYRYEGKRYDCGSILGFLKANVDLGKIDSLEGENFSKWLLETVNQ comes from the coding sequence ATGAAATCGAGATATGCCCCTATACTTAAAGCGGTATTTCCTGTTGCGGGTTTAGGAACACGGTTTTTACCGGCAACAAAGGCAGCTCCTAAAGAAATGTTATCTATTGTTAACAAGCCATTAATTCAATATGCAGTTGAAGAAGCTTATTCTGCAGGCATACGACAAATGATCTTTATAACCTGTCATAATAAACGTGCAATTGAAGATCATTTCGATGTATCTTATGAATTAGAAGATGAACTGATATCGCATAATAAAATGGAACTGTTATCTCTGGTGCGTGCGGTTAAACCACTAGACATGGAGTGTTTTTATGTTCGCCAACCAAAACCATTGGGTTTAGGTCATGCTATTTTATGTGCTGAGACATTAGTGGGACAAGAGGCGTTTGCTATATTACTTGCAGATGATCTCCTCACTGATAAAACGCCCATTATGAAGCAAATGGTTACGCTCTATAACGAATATGGACCTAATATCCTTGCCGTAGAGGACATCCTTTCGGAACATACTCAACAGTACGGGGTTATTGCAGGGGAACAACAAAAGGACGATCTTATAAAAGTTACCGATTTAGTTGAAAAACCTCATCCAGATAGAGCACCATCGAATATTGGGATTGTAGGACGTTATATTCTCAGCGCGGGAATTTTTGATCAAATCAGAGCGTTACCTCAAATGGGTCAAGACGAGGTCCAATTGACAGACGCAATTAAAGGCTTGTTAAAAAAAGAACAAATTTGGGCGTACCGTTATGAGGGAAAACGTTATGACTGCGGAAGCATATTAGGATTTCTGAAAGCTAATGTAGATTTGGGGAAAATTGATTCTCTGGAAGGAGAGAATTTTTCGAAATGGTTATTAGAAACGGTTAATCAATAA
- the bcsR gene encoding cellulose biosynthesis protein BcsR yields MDKKIRNINRTMPMKTAEDLLALSHAYSLSKLSYINISQLEHLAHMMEHWPLLSELAQLTPNELD; encoded by the coding sequence ATGGATAAAAAAATACGAAATATTAATCGGACTATGCCCATGAAAACAGCAGAAGATTTACTGGCACTCAGTCACGCTTACTCATTATCAAAGTTAAGTTATATCAATATCTCACAATTGGAGCACTTGGCGCATATGATGGAGCATTGGCCATTATTGTCAGAGTTAGCCCAATTAACCCCCAACGAATTAGACTAA
- the bcsQ gene encoding cellulose biosynthesis protein BcsQ, translating to MPVIALQGIRGGTGTTSITAGLAWALQSLGESVLVIDFSPDNLLRLYFNMSFKQPRGWAQGLMNNVPWQENAMRYTRLLDFIPFGHTSKSDLLQLDAKFRAEPDFWQLNIAQLIATRNYNWILLDLPAANTVLAQSGLALADHIICLLNPDVACHVRLHQQDLAERCYFLMNKYTSSNQLQQDLVQLWQHTVPDLLPIMIHLDEAVAEALAVKQPIGEYSTHSLATKELGVFANWCLTQFTAEHHE from the coding sequence ATGCCAGTGATAGCCTTACAAGGAATTCGGGGAGGAACCGGTACCACCTCAATAACGGCAGGATTAGCCTGGGCCTTGCAAAGTCTGGGCGAGTCTGTTTTGGTAATTGACTTCTCACCAGACAATTTGCTGCGCCTGTATTTTAATATGTCTTTTAAACAACCTCGTGGCTGGGCACAAGGCCTGATGAACAATGTTCCATGGCAAGAAAATGCCATGCGATATACCAGGTTGTTGGATTTTATCCCTTTTGGGCACACATCAAAATCTGATTTGCTCCAACTGGATGCTAAATTTCGAGCTGAACCAGATTTTTGGCAATTGAATATCGCTCAGTTAATTGCTACCAGGAATTACAACTGGATTCTACTTGACCTTCCAGCGGCAAATACCGTATTGGCTCAAAGTGGATTGGCTTTGGCTGACCACATAATCTGTTTATTAAACCCCGATGTAGCCTGTCATGTTCGTTTACACCAACAAGATCTGGCTGAACGCTGCTATTTTTTAATGAATAAATACACCTCTTCGAATCAGTTACAGCAAGACCTGGTTCAATTATGGCAACACACTGTTCCTGATTTATTACCCATAATGATTCATCTTGATGAGGCAGTTGCTGAAGCACTTGCCGTCAAACAACCCATCGGTGAGTACAGTACCCATAGTTTAGCTACCAAAGAACTTGGGGTATTCGCTAACTGGTGTTTAACTCAGTTCACAGCAGAACATCATGAGTAG